From a region of the Burkholderia sp. PAMC 26561 genome:
- a CDS encoding cupin domain-containing protein: protein MTINTLVSAAALAASMAIIPAAAVAQNEDLVRETITPAFADALPNVPGKTISAIVVDYPPGAKSIPHRHGQAFVVGYVLQGQIRSQLGNGASRVYNAGEHWTEAPGVHHTVSENVSASAPAKLLAIFVADTKDKNLVIWDKK, encoded by the coding sequence ATGACGATCAATACACTTGTATCGGCCGCGGCGTTGGCGGCGTCGATGGCAATCATCCCTGCCGCTGCGGTCGCGCAGAATGAGGACCTCGTGCGCGAAACCATCACGCCTGCGTTCGCGGATGCGCTTCCCAACGTGCCCGGCAAGACCATCTCCGCGATCGTCGTCGATTACCCGCCCGGCGCCAAGTCCATTCCACACCGTCATGGGCAGGCCTTTGTTGTAGGCTACGTACTCCAGGGCCAGATTCGCAGCCAGTTGGGCAATGGCGCGTCCCGTGTCTATAACGCCGGCGAGCATTGGACTGAAGCGCCCGGCGTTCATCACACCGTCAGCGAAAATGTGAGCGCTTCCGCGCCGGCAAAATTGCTGGCCATCTTCGTCGCCGATACAAAGGACAAGAATCTGGTCATCTGGGACAAGAAGTGA
- a CDS encoding DUF6622 family protein produces MSIEAILHGTPVWVWILLAYLLSRGFKAMKGGTAPLTKLAIVPVIFTGWGLLNLFKEPAAGWNTGLAWVLGAVFGIGIGVVLARRSGMTVDRALKTVTLPGSVLPLVLMLLTFVSKFWLGVELAVMHAGPDSMYVVLGVWCPAWSPGSLRGVS; encoded by the coding sequence ATGTCTATCGAAGCGATTTTGCACGGCACACCGGTTTGGGTCTGGATTCTATTGGCCTATCTCCTTTCACGCGGTTTCAAGGCGATGAAAGGCGGCACCGCGCCGCTCACTAAACTGGCGATCGTGCCCGTCATTTTCACCGGCTGGGGTTTGCTGAACCTGTTCAAGGAACCGGCTGCAGGATGGAATACCGGGCTCGCCTGGGTTCTCGGCGCGGTGTTCGGAATCGGGATTGGCGTCGTGCTGGCTCGCCGCTCCGGAATGACGGTGGATCGTGCGCTGAAGACGGTCACGCTGCCGGGGTCGGTGCTGCCGCTAGTGCTGATGCTGCTGACGTTCGTATCGAAGTTCTGGCTGGGTGTCGAGTTGGCGGTCATGCACGCCGGGCCGGATTCGATGTATGTGGTGCTCGGGGTCTGGTGTCCGGCCTGGTCGCCGGGATCTTTGCGGGGCGTTTCCTGA
- a CDS encoding NADP-dependent oxidoreductase → MDPLTSALPAAFKAVQIDSFGGIGSMQYRNVPLERPAAGQVLLRVAAAGVGPWDAWIRSGNSVLPQPLPLTLGSDIAGTVVTTGEGVSGLSAGDDVFGVTNPRFTGAYAEYALADAGMIARKPSTLSFEEAASVPVIAVTAWQMLFEQARLKKGDRVLVLGGAGNVGAFAVQLARRAGAFVIASASHRDADRVMSLGADQVFDTREQSFDEYRHSVDVVIDLIGGETLDRSFETVKPGGKVVSAVAEPNAERAAAAEVSANFMLVRVNTATLIALSELLETGALKTRVGEVLPLPEARVAHEMLEGRKHAPGKIVLVP, encoded by the coding sequence ATGGATCCGTTGACATCGGCATTGCCCGCAGCGTTCAAGGCTGTCCAGATCGATAGTTTCGGCGGTATCGGTTCAATGCAATACCGGAACGTCCCGCTCGAACGCCCTGCGGCAGGTCAGGTTCTGCTGCGTGTCGCGGCTGCCGGAGTCGGACCATGGGACGCGTGGATCCGCTCGGGCAACAGCGTCTTGCCCCAACCGCTTCCTCTGACATTGGGTTCGGACATTGCCGGAACCGTCGTGACCACAGGAGAAGGGGTAAGCGGATTATCGGCAGGAGACGATGTCTTCGGCGTGACCAATCCAAGATTCACGGGTGCATATGCCGAATACGCGCTTGCGGATGCGGGCATGATCGCGCGCAAACCTTCCACGCTGAGCTTCGAGGAAGCGGCGTCCGTGCCCGTCATAGCAGTCACGGCGTGGCAGATGCTTTTCGAACAGGCACGACTGAAGAAAGGCGACCGGGTTCTCGTATTGGGGGGCGCCGGCAACGTCGGCGCGTTTGCCGTTCAACTGGCCCGCCGTGCAGGCGCCTTCGTTATAGCCAGTGCATCGCACCGGGATGCGGACCGTGTGATGTCGCTTGGCGCAGATCAGGTGTTTGATACCCGCGAACAATCATTCGATGAATACCGGCATTCCGTCGATGTCGTGATTGACTTGATCGGCGGGGAGACGCTTGACCGTTCCTTTGAAACTGTCAAACCTGGGGGCAAGGTGGTATCGGCTGTCGCTGAACCCAATGCCGAGCGGGCAGCGGCGGCTGAAGTAAGCGCGAACTTCATGTTGGTCAGGGTCAACACTGCAACGCTTATCGCGCTTTCCGAGTTGCTGGAAACGGGAGCGCTCAAAACACGTGTTGGTGAAGTTCTGCCGTTGCCGGAGGCTCGGGTAGCTCATGAGATGCTTGAGGGCCGCAAGCATGCGCCGGGGAAAATCGTGCTTGTTCCGTGA
- a CDS encoding Hsp70 family protein, with product MKQYIVGIDLGTSNTVVAYADASTKDGAKAIRVFDIDQLVSPGEVAARPLLPSARYHPAPGELDPDDLRLPWGDANPAEGPQAVIGRLARTLGAQVPGRLVASAKSWLSHASVDRVAPILPWGAPDDTGRISPVTASASYLAHVRAAWNAHFPHARLEDQDVVLTVPASFDDGARALTLEAARIAGLPGLRLLEEPQAAFYDWLFQHRATLDTELAHTRLVLICDVGGGTTDLTLIKVELKDGEPELTRIGVGNHLMLGGDNMDLALAHLVETRMVTAPARLSAVSLSQLVERCRAAKEQLLGANAPETLSITLLGAGSRMIGGARSVEVTRREAGQIIVDGFFPLVASSERPRRSRSAIVEFGLPYASDAGITRHIAAFLNQHAAQSRDALGSPVAEAGAGAEADTETLPVPDTLLLNGGVFRAHALVERLADTLGSWRGKPLHALHNDNPDVAVARGAVAYGLARGGIGPRIGGGAARSYFLVLEDESGGERKNQQGICLLPRGTEEGREVFLQDRVFTLLLGHPVRFHLVSSTGDRAYQPGELVDLSQSDFVRLPPIATVVQPRSAKGPRETPVQLSASLTEVGTLEVHCIDEADPSKRWQLEFQLRREASAGTTVGEVLHPAYEKAIEQIDRVFGDRAHNVDPKEVKRLRAQLEHLLGPRDTWDSALLRELFGALWERARRRRRSADHERLWLNLAGYCLRPGFGYPLDEWRVEQLWSLFDDGIQYLNDAQVWSEWWTLWRRAAGGLGEAEQVAVLDAVDYVQSIAASRTKTKAPFDASKTGYADMVRLAASLERVPVARKIDAAQKLFARLDKPSGNHQGWWAIGRIGARRPFYGSAHGVVPPDIAAQWLERIVALDWKKVEPAAFAAAQIARLTGDRSRDLPEDLRVRVVHRLDNAGAPKSWGEMVSEVVELDNADEGRVFGESLPPGLKLVTSR from the coding sequence ATGAAGCAATACATCGTCGGGATCGATCTCGGCACGAGCAATACGGTCGTGGCGTATGCGGACGCCTCGACCAAGGACGGGGCGAAAGCGATCCGCGTCTTCGATATCGACCAGCTCGTGAGTCCCGGCGAAGTCGCGGCACGGCCGCTGCTGCCATCCGCGCGATACCACCCGGCGCCGGGCGAGCTCGATCCCGACGACCTTCGACTACCTTGGGGCGACGCCAACCCGGCCGAAGGTCCGCAAGCGGTGATTGGCCGGCTTGCGCGTACGCTCGGTGCGCAAGTGCCGGGACGGCTCGTGGCGAGCGCCAAAAGCTGGTTGTCGCATGCATCGGTGGATCGCGTTGCGCCGATCCTGCCGTGGGGCGCGCCGGATGACACAGGCAGGATCTCGCCTGTTACGGCGAGTGCGAGTTACCTGGCGCACGTGCGCGCCGCGTGGAATGCACATTTCCCGCACGCGCGCCTCGAAGACCAGGACGTGGTGCTGACCGTGCCCGCTTCCTTCGACGACGGCGCCCGCGCCCTCACTCTGGAAGCGGCCCGAATAGCCGGCCTGCCGGGATTGCGCCTGCTCGAAGAACCGCAAGCGGCGTTCTACGACTGGCTGTTCCAGCATCGCGCCACGCTCGATACCGAGTTGGCCCACACCCGTCTCGTCCTCATTTGCGATGTCGGCGGCGGCACGACCGACCTCACGCTGATCAAGGTCGAGCTGAAGGACGGCGAGCCGGAGCTGACGCGGATCGGGGTCGGCAATCATCTGATGCTCGGCGGCGACAACATGGATCTCGCGCTCGCGCATCTCGTCGAAACGCGGATGGTGACCGCGCCTGCCCGTTTGTCTGCGGTGAGTCTGTCGCAACTGGTCGAGCGGTGCCGCGCCGCCAAGGAGCAGCTTCTGGGTGCGAATGCGCCCGAGACCCTGTCGATCACGCTGCTTGGCGCGGGCTCGCGGATGATCGGTGGCGCGCGTTCGGTGGAAGTGACGCGGCGGGAAGCCGGGCAGATCATCGTCGATGGATTTTTCCCGCTGGTTGCATCGAGCGAGCGGCCGCGGCGTTCGCGCAGCGCGATCGTCGAATTCGGACTGCCCTATGCAAGCGATGCCGGAATCACGCGGCATATCGCGGCGTTCCTGAATCAGCACGCGGCGCAATCGCGCGATGCGCTGGGTTCGCCCGTAGCCGAAGCCGGAGCCGGAGCCGAAGCGGATACTGAAACGCTGCCCGTCCCCGATACGCTGCTGCTCAACGGCGGCGTGTTCCGCGCGCATGCGCTCGTCGAGCGTCTTGCCGATACCCTCGGCTCGTGGCGCGGCAAACCGCTGCATGCGCTGCACAACGACAACCCCGATGTCGCCGTCGCACGCGGCGCCGTGGCATATGGACTTGCGCGGGGTGGAATCGGACCTCGCATCGGCGGCGGCGCGGCGCGCAGCTATTTCCTCGTGCTCGAAGATGAAAGCGGCGGCGAGCGCAAAAACCAGCAAGGCATCTGCCTCTTGCCGCGCGGCACGGAAGAAGGCCGTGAAGTATTTTTACAGGATCGTGTATTCACGCTGCTGCTTGGACATCCGGTGCGGTTTCATCTGGTTTCATCGACGGGAGACAGGGCCTATCAGCCTGGCGAGCTCGTCGATCTTTCCCAAAGCGACTTCGTCCGCCTTCCGCCCATAGCCACCGTGGTCCAGCCGCGCTCGGCCAAAGGTCCGCGCGAGACGCCGGTGCAGCTTTCGGCGTCGCTGACGGAGGTCGGGACGCTGGAGGTGCATTGCATCGACGAGGCGGACCCGTCAAAGCGCTGGCAGCTCGAATTCCAGCTACGCCGCGAAGCTTCAGCCGGCACCACGGTGGGAGAAGTCCTCCATCCAGCGTATGAAAAAGCCATCGAGCAGATCGACCGCGTATTCGGCGACCGTGCCCACAATGTCGACCCGAAGGAAGTCAAGCGCCTGCGCGCGCAACTCGAACATCTGCTCGGTCCGCGCGATACATGGGACAGCGCGCTCCTTCGCGAACTGTTCGGCGCGCTGTGGGAACGCGCCCGGCGGCGGCGGCGTTCCGCCGATCACGAGCGCCTGTGGCTGAACCTCGCCGGTTACTGCCTGCGCCCGGGTTTCGGTTATCCGCTCGATGAATGGCGCGTCGAGCAACTCTGGTCCCTTTTCGATGACGGCATCCAGTACCTGAACGACGCCCAGGTCTGGTCCGAATGGTGGACCTTGTGGCGCCGCGCGGCGGGCGGCTTGGGCGAGGCCGAACAAGTCGCCGTGCTCGATGCCGTCGACTACGTGCAGTCCATCGCCGCGTCGCGAACGAAAACCAAGGCGCCCTTCGATGCATCGAAAACCGGTTACGCCGATATGGTGCGCCTTGCGGCATCGCTTGAACGCGTGCCGGTCGCGCGAAAGATCGACGCCGCGCAAAAGCTGTTCGCGCGGCTCGACAAGCCATCCGGGAACCATCAGGGATGGTGGGCGATCGGGCGCATCGGCGCGCGCCGGCCGTTCTATGGCAGCGCACATGGCGTGGTGCCGCCGGATATCGCGGCGCAGTGGCTTGAACGAATTGTCGCGCTCGACTGGAAGAAGGTCGAACCGGCCGCGTTCGCCGCGGCGCAGATCGCGCGTTTGACCGGCGACCGTTCGCGCGATCTGCCTGAAGACCTCCGGGTGCGCGTGGTTCATCGGCTGGACAATGCGGGCGCGCCAAAAAGCTGGGGCGAAATGGTCAGTGAAGTCGTGGAACTCGATAACGCCGACGAAGGCCGCGTGTTCGGCGAATCGTTGCCGCCGGGATTGAAACTCGTCACCAGTAGGTGA
- a CDS encoding 2Fe-2S iron-sulfur cluster-binding protein has translation MHFVINGNELELEFDPRTSLLDLLREQRHLFGAKKGCNQGACGACTVLVNGTRINSCLALAVQYSDCEITTIEGLGEPGKLHPLQAAFVEHDGFQCGYCTPGQICSAVGMVEELKRGVPSYVSDDVAAEGFELTDTELRERMSGNLCRCGAYNGIVDAIQETFGADKAEPSTREAA, from the coding sequence ATGCACTTCGTCATCAACGGCAACGAGCTAGAGCTGGAGTTCGACCCGAGGACATCGCTCCTCGATTTGCTGCGTGAGCAGCGTCACCTGTTCGGCGCAAAAAAGGGTTGCAATCAGGGCGCGTGCGGCGCGTGCACCGTGCTCGTCAACGGGACACGTATCAACAGTTGCCTCGCGTTGGCGGTGCAGTATTCAGATTGCGAAATCACCACGATTGAAGGACTGGGCGAACCGGGCAAGCTTCACCCGCTGCAGGCCGCCTTCGTCGAACACGATGGTTTCCAGTGCGGCTACTGTACCCCCGGGCAGATCTGCTCGGCGGTCGGCATGGTCGAGGAATTGAAGCGCGGCGTGCCGAGCTATGTCAGCGACGACGTGGCTGCGGAGGGCTTTGAACTCACTGACACCGAGCTGCGCGAACGAATGAGCGGCAACCTGTGCCGCTGCGGCGCTTATAACGGTATCGTCGATGCGATCCAGGAAACGTTCGGTGCCGACAAGGCCGAGCCCAGCACGCGCGAGGCCGCCTGA
- a CDS encoding DUF2760 domain-containing protein, protein MSDLNASFLSRFSLAVGTFFAILGDREVAAGVRRVRNGETVAPAPTAAPTPAPAPAHVVRTIKEATPDAALQLLGLLQRDARFIDFIEEDVAAYSDAEIGAAARLVHDGCRTTLREHFSIRPVRTEAEGSRVTLQDGFDATAVRLTGNVVGQAPFSGNLSHRGWKVDQVRLPKLTESHDASVIAPAEVEL, encoded by the coding sequence ATGAGTGATTTGAATGCGTCGTTCCTCAGCAGGTTTTCTCTCGCCGTGGGAACGTTCTTCGCCATTTTGGGCGACCGCGAAGTCGCAGCCGGCGTGCGCCGCGTGCGCAACGGCGAAACCGTAGCGCCGGCGCCCACCGCAGCGCCAACGCCGGCACCAGCGCCCGCCCACGTCGTCCGGACCATAAAAGAAGCCACCCCTGACGCCGCCCTCCAGCTTCTCGGCCTGCTGCAACGCGATGCGCGTTTTATCGATTTCATCGAGGAAGACGTGGCCGCCTATTCCGATGCCGAGATCGGCGCGGCCGCGCGCCTCGTGCACGACGGCTGCCGCACGACCCTGCGCGAACATTTCAGCATTCGCCCGGTGCGCACGGAGGCCGAAGGCAGCCGCGTGACGCTGCAGGACGGCTTCGATGCCACCGCCGTGCGTCTCACCGGCAACGTGGTCGGACAAGCGCCGTTCAGCGGCAACCTGAGCCATCGCGGCTGGAAAGTCGATCAGGTGCGCCTGCCGAAGCTGACGGAAAGCCACGATGCATCGGTGATCGCACCAGCCGAGGTGGAGTTATGA
- a CDS encoding carbohydrate ABC transporter permease, protein MFPMPVAKWKPVNRALYKLSLPVALVIWLLPLIAVMVTSIRSSDELVEGNYWGWPRHFSLIANYSDALTTSPMLHYLWNSVLITVPSVIGSIVLASMAGFALAIYNFRGNTALFATFVAGNFVPIQILMIPVRDLSLQLGIFNTVGALILFHISFQTGFCALFLRNFIKQLPFELVEAARIEGANEWTVFFRIVLPLIRPALAALAILVFTFVWNDYFWALCLTQGDEAAPITVGVAALKGQWVTAWNLVSAGSILAALPSVIMFFAMQRHFVAGLTFGATKG, encoded by the coding sequence ATGTTTCCAATGCCCGTCGCCAAATGGAAGCCCGTCAACCGGGCGCTTTACAAGCTGTCGTTGCCGGTTGCGCTCGTGATCTGGCTGTTGCCGCTGATCGCGGTGATGGTCACCTCCATTCGTTCCTCCGATGAACTCGTCGAAGGCAACTACTGGGGCTGGCCACGGCACTTTTCCCTGATAGCCAATTACAGCGATGCACTGACGACATCGCCCATGCTCCACTACTTGTGGAACAGCGTGCTGATCACGGTGCCGTCGGTGATCGGGTCGATCGTACTTGCATCGATGGCCGGCTTTGCGCTGGCCATCTACAACTTTCGCGGCAACACGGCGTTGTTTGCGACCTTCGTCGCGGGCAACTTCGTGCCTATCCAGATCCTGATGATTCCCGTGCGCGATTTGTCGTTGCAGCTTGGCATCTTCAACACGGTCGGCGCGCTGATCCTCTTTCATATCTCGTTCCAGACCGGATTTTGCGCGCTGTTCCTGCGCAACTTCATCAAGCAATTGCCGTTCGAACTGGTCGAGGCGGCGCGCATTGAAGGCGCGAACGAGTGGACGGTTTTCTTTCGAATCGTGCTGCCGTTGATTCGACCGGCTTTGGCGGCGCTCGCCATTCTTGTCTTCACGTTCGTCTGGAACGATTACTTCTGGGCGTTGTGTCTCACGCAGGGCGACGAGGCTGCGCCAATCACGGTCGGCGTGGCCGCGCTCAAGGGGCAATGGGTGACGGCGTGGAACCTGGTGTCGGCGGGGTCGATCCTGGCCGCGTTGCCGTCGGTCATCATGTTCTTCGCGATGCAACGGCATTTCGTGGCCGGACTGACATTCGGTGCGACCAAGGGCTAA
- a CDS encoding GFA family protein, producing the protein MFDNERRPCRHGAGRFYRGSSMPLSNQSSVRLRHTTSLKQRIGGLKRFMKPFMKRLINPNPMRSKPLSQGEKMKVQGSCHCGAIAYEAIIDPQKAGVCHCTDCQTLSGAPFRASVPAAAEDFRILRGQPKIYIKTAESGSRRAQAFCADCGTPIYASAADNPTQFNLRLGAIAQRARIPGLKQGWCSSALAWARNIEDLPESSQR; encoded by the coding sequence ATGTTTGACAACGAACGCCGCCCATGCAGACACGGCGCCGGACGATTCTATCGTGGGTCATCAATGCCCCTCTCGAATCAATCGAGCGTTCGACTTCGGCATACTACTTCTCTGAAGCAGCGCATCGGCGGTCTGAAGCGCTTTATGAAGCCCTTTATGAAGCGCCTGATAAACCCCAATCCGATGCGATCAAAACCTTTGAGCCAGGGAGAAAAGATGAAAGTCCAAGGTAGTTGCCATTGCGGTGCAATCGCTTACGAGGCCATCATCGATCCACAAAAGGCCGGCGTTTGCCATTGCACCGATTGCCAGACGCTCTCCGGCGCGCCCTTTCGGGCGAGCGTTCCCGCTGCGGCCGAAGACTTCCGGATCTTGCGCGGCCAGCCGAAGATCTACATCAAGACGGCCGAATCCGGTTCACGACGCGCCCAGGCCTTTTGCGCCGATTGCGGCACACCGATCTATGCCTCGGCCGCCGATAACCCCACCCAGTTCAATCTCCGCCTCGGCGCGATCGCGCAGCGCGCCCGCATCCCCGGGCTAAAGCAAGGTTGGTGCAGCTCGGCGCTTGCGTGGGCGCGGAACATTGAAGATCTGCCCGAATCGTCGCAACGCTAA
- a CDS encoding argininosuccinate lyase: MRLHGWAFPAAVLLCASPAFAQQIPPHDEFFWLGEINKATVVINTDEGLLDKSMAPRLAAGVAKVIADGNQPGAKRPKTVITFEPLLIKAAGEDITLLHAGRSSQDMHATYRSAILRDDLLNLADQLNTTTATIVRLADKYKATVVPNYTNGVAAQPNSYGHYLLGFVAGLDRDAQRIREAYKRVDRSSMGTTVLNGTSWPLDRERMAKYLGFNAIVDNAYDASQISSVDEPVEAGAIVTSVALHTGSFIEDVMTQYAESRPWILLQEGGANTYVSSAMPQKRNPGLLIRTRTDASTAISQAEGVVMQAHNLPPGMSDAKDVKANTEMIESGIDALKGWNEVMNSLVINPERALEELNSDWTASQEVADILMRKYKLPFRVGHHFASNVVEYARQKDIKPLDFPYADAQRIYTQTVAGTPYAGDLPMSEAEFRSTLNPVAIVNNRATTGGPQPVEMARMLKEANARVAYEDTWIKDNRAHISSSLARLDTDFSKVSGQ; encoded by the coding sequence ATGAGACTGCATGGCTGGGCATTCCCCGCAGCCGTTCTGCTTTGCGCTTCGCCGGCATTTGCACAACAGATCCCGCCACACGACGAATTCTTCTGGCTTGGCGAAATCAACAAGGCGACCGTTGTCATCAACACGGACGAAGGCCTGCTCGACAAATCCATGGCCCCGCGTCTCGCCGCGGGCGTGGCCAAGGTGATCGCGGATGGAAACCAGCCCGGCGCCAAGCGCCCGAAGACGGTGATCACGTTCGAGCCGCTCCTCATCAAGGCCGCGGGCGAGGACATCACGCTGCTGCACGCCGGACGTTCGAGCCAGGACATGCACGCCACCTACCGCTCGGCCATCCTGCGCGACGACCTGCTCAACCTTGCCGACCAGCTCAACACGACGACCGCGACCATCGTGCGTCTCGCCGATAAGTACAAGGCCACCGTCGTGCCGAACTACACGAACGGCGTGGCCGCCCAGCCCAACAGCTACGGCCACTATCTGCTCGGCTTTGTTGCAGGCCTCGACCGCGATGCACAGCGAATCCGCGAAGCGTACAAACGTGTGGACCGTTCATCGATGGGCACGACCGTCCTGAACGGCACAAGCTGGCCGCTGGACCGCGAGCGCATGGCGAAGTATCTCGGCTTCAATGCAATCGTCGATAACGCCTACGACGCGTCGCAGATTTCTTCCGTCGATGAACCCGTCGAAGCCGGCGCGATCGTCACGAGCGTGGCGCTGCATACCGGCAGTTTCATCGAGGACGTGATGACGCAATACGCCGAATCGCGTCCGTGGATTCTGTTGCAGGAAGGCGGCGCGAACACGTATGTCTCGAGCGCGATGCCGCAAAAGCGCAATCCGGGACTGCTGATCCGCACGCGCACGGATGCATCGACGGCGATATCGCAGGCCGAGGGCGTTGTCATGCAGGCGCATAACCTGCCGCCCGGCATGAGCGATGCGAAGGACGTGAAGGCGAATACGGAGATGATCGAAAGCGGTATCGACGCGCTCAAGGGCTGGAACGAAGTGATGAATTCGCTCGTGATCAACCCGGAGCGCGCGCTCGAAGAACTCAACAGCGACTGGACCGCATCGCAGGAAGTTGCCGATATACTCATGCGCAAGTACAAATTGCCGTTCCGCGTCGGCCATCATTTCGCGTCGAACGTCGTGGAATATGCGCGGCAAAAGGACATCAAGCCGCTCGACTTCCCTTACGCCGATGCACAGCGCATCTACACGCAGACGGTCGCGGGCACACCCTACGCCGGCGATCTGCCAATGAGCGAAGCGGAGTTCCGCTCGACGCTCAACCCGGTGGCGATCGTGAACAACCGCGCGACCACGGGCGGGCCGCAGCCCGTCGAAATGGCGCGGATGCTAAAAGAAGCGAATGCGCGCGTGGCCTATGAGGACACGTGGATCAAGGACAACCGCGCGCATATTTCAAGTTCGCTTGCCCGGCTCGACACCGACTTCAGCAAGGTATCCGGTCAGTGA
- a CDS encoding Hsp70 family protein — protein MSDARYSIGIDLGTTHCALSYVDLTASEGEKTTQSVLPITQLTGPGAIEELELLPSFLYLPHPSELAPGDLNLPWTAERDFAVGELARNRGAATPIRLVSSAKSWLCHPGVDRRAAILPNDAPPEVTRVSPLESSVRYLTHLREAWNHAHPDAPFSEQEITVTIPASFDPAARDLTAEAAEAAGYGRMTLLEEPQAALYSWIEMSQGQWRKQVRVGDVILVVDVGGGTTDFSLIAVIEREGNLELHRIAVGEHILLGGDNMDLALAYVVARKLATQGTQPDAWQLRALTYACRSAKETLLTDPATETVPLVVPSRGSKLIGGSIRTELTRAELTQTILDGFFPQADRADRPVSRARVGLTQLGLPYAQDAAIPRHLAAFLGRQVNALNEIEGLQNTLAEGASFLHPTAVLFNGGVFKSDLLAGRILDTVNGWLTAEGTPPARLLAGGDLDRAVARGAAYYGYVRRGKGVRIRGGTARSYYVAIESAMPAVPGIEPPVQALCLAPFGMEEGTEAALPPQEFGLVVGEPVHFRFFGSSVRRQDQVGTLLDFWGPEELQELEEIQATLPTEGRTAGEVVPVKLHARITEAGTLELEALPRDSGERWKVEFDVRANANG, from the coding sequence ATGAGCGACGCACGATATTCGATCGGCATCGATCTGGGCACGACGCATTGCGCGCTGTCGTATGTCGATCTCACCGCGAGCGAAGGCGAGAAGACCACGCAAAGCGTGTTGCCGATCACGCAACTCACCGGGCCAGGGGCGATCGAAGAACTCGAGTTGCTGCCGTCGTTTCTGTATCTGCCGCATCCGAGCGAATTGGCTCCCGGCGACCTGAACCTGCCGTGGACCGCCGAGCGTGATTTCGCTGTCGGCGAACTGGCGCGAAATCGCGGCGCGGCGACGCCGATCCGGCTGGTATCGAGTGCAAAAAGCTGGCTGTGCCATCCGGGCGTCGACCGGCGCGCGGCCATTTTGCCCAACGACGCGCCGCCCGAAGTCACGCGCGTCTCGCCGCTCGAAAGCTCGGTGCGCTATCTGACGCATCTGCGCGAAGCGTGGAACCACGCCCATCCCGATGCGCCGTTCAGCGAGCAGGAAATCACCGTCACGATTCCCGCCTCCTTCGATCCCGCCGCACGCGACCTGACCGCCGAGGCGGCGGAGGCAGCGGGTTATGGCCGCATGACCCTGCTTGAAGAACCGCAAGCCGCGCTTTATAGCTGGATCGAGATGAGCCAAGGACAGTGGCGCAAGCAAGTCCGGGTCGGCGACGTAATCCTTGTCGTCGATGTCGGCGGCGGCACCACCGACTTCTCGCTGATCGCGGTGATCGAACGTGAGGGGAATCTCGAGTTGCACCGGATCGCAGTGGGCGAGCACATCCTGCTCGGCGGCGACAACATGGACCTCGCGCTCGCCTACGTGGTCGCGCGCAAGCTCGCGACGCAAGGCACGCAGCCCGACGCATGGCAACTTCGCGCGCTCACTTACGCGTGCCGGTCGGCCAAGGAAACGCTGCTCACCGATCCCGCCACGGAAACCGTGCCGCTCGTCGTGCCAAGCCGCGGATCGAAGCTGATCGGCGGTTCGATCCGCACGGAACTCACACGCGCGGAACTCACGCAGACCATTCTGGACGGCTTCTTCCCGCAAGCCGACCGCGCCGACCGGCCGGTAAGCCGTGCGCGAGTGGGCCTTACGCAACTCGGTCTGCCGTATGCGCAGGACGCCGCCATTCCGCGCCATCTCGCCGCATTCCTGGGCCGTCAGGTCAATGCGCTCAACGAGATCGAAGGCCTGCAGAACACGCTTGCCGAAGGCGCCAGTTTCCTGCATCCGACCGCCGTGCTGTTCAACGGCGGCGTATTCAAGTCGGACCTGCTGGCCGGCCGCATTCTCGATACCGTCAACGGCTGGCTGACGGCCGAAGGCACGCCGCCGGCCCGTTTGCTCGCCGGTGGCGACCTCGACCGCGCGGTCGCGCGTGGCGCGGCGTATTACGGCTACGTCCGTCGCGGCAAGGGCGTACGGATTCGCGGCGGCACGGCGCGTTCGTACTACGTCGCAATCGAATCCGCGATGCCCGCCGTGCCCGGCATCGAACCGCCCGTGCAGGCGTTGTGTCTCGCACCCTTCGGCATGGAAGAAGGGACCGAGGCCGCGTTGCCGCCGCAGGAATTCGGCCTCGTTGTCGGCGAGCCGGTGCATTTCCGGTTCTTCGGTTCATCGGTGCGCAGGCAGGATCAGGTCGGCACGTTGCTCGATTTCTGGGGGCCTGAGGAATTGCAGGAACTCGAAGAAATCCAGGCGACCCTTCCAACCGAAGGGCGCACTGCTGGCGAAGTCGTACCCGTCAAGCTGCACGCACGGATCACCGAAGCCGGCACGCTCGAACTGGAAGCCTTGCCGCGTGATTCGGGCGAGCGCTGGAAAGTCGAGTTCGATGTACGCGCGAACGCAAACGGCTAA